One window of Leifsonia sp. AK011 genomic DNA carries:
- the nucS gene encoding endonuclease NucS, whose protein sequence is MRLVIARCSVDYAGRLSAHLPLATRLLLLKADGSVLVHSDSLSYKPLNWMSPPCTLAVLEPDEEQAEAGVTEVWKVAQAKTADLLVISIHEVLHDTKHELGIDPGLQKDGVEAHLQKLLAEHIELLGDGHRLVRREYMTAIGPVDILATDATGKSVAVEIKRRGDIDGVEQLTRYLELMNRDPLLAPVAGVFAAQEIKPQARTLAEDRGIRCLVLDYDAMRGMDDSHSRLF, encoded by the coding sequence ATGAGACTCGTCATTGCCCGCTGCTCCGTCGACTACGCGGGTCGACTGTCCGCGCACCTGCCGCTCGCGACGCGGCTGCTCCTCTTAAAGGCGGATGGCAGCGTGCTCGTGCACTCCGACTCCCTGAGCTACAAGCCGCTCAACTGGATGAGCCCGCCGTGCACACTCGCGGTGCTCGAGCCGGATGAGGAGCAGGCGGAAGCCGGCGTCACCGAAGTGTGGAAGGTTGCCCAAGCGAAGACCGCCGACCTCCTCGTGATCTCCATTCACGAGGTCCTGCATGACACGAAGCACGAGCTCGGCATCGACCCCGGCCTGCAGAAGGACGGCGTGGAGGCCCACCTCCAGAAGCTCCTCGCCGAGCACATCGAACTCCTGGGCGACGGCCACCGTCTCGTGCGCCGCGAGTACATGACCGCGATCGGCCCCGTCGACATCCTCGCAACGGATGCCACGGGCAAGAGTGTCGCCGTCGAGATCAAGCGCCGCGGCGACATCGACGGGGTCGAACAGCTCACTCGTTACCTCGAACTGATGAACCGCGACCCCCTGCTCGCACCCGTCGCCGGGGTGTTCGCGGCCCAGGAGATCAAGCCGCAGGCTCGCACGCTCGCGGAGGACCGTGGCATCCGTTGCCTCGTTCTCGACTACGACGCGATGCGTGGCATGGACGACTCCCACTCGCGCCTGTTCTAG
- a CDS encoding sigma-70 family RNA polymerase sigma factor has translation MAEAGVVVEASDAELTERIRSGDTRAFAELWQRHYRPAYRAAMQFSRIMEPDDLLSEAYLRVYQQLLAGRGPTSAFRPYLYTVIRNIATTRGTARTLPTDPLEEDPEDERTHDDPLVTSLERSLTTQAFRSLPERWQTVLWYTEIEGMDPHEVAPLLGLSANGVASLAMRAREGLREAWLQAHVHDAGNSAECEWAVSKMGGYARHNLSARDSARIERHLDNCTKCLLVASEVEEVGSRLALVLIPLALGGVAGAGYLQALSQPSAAAMADAVIPSLPQAGETASQSDAMALPLLGTYTLAMVAGRRAKVIAIVGAVILIGSFALGISRALDAPQEPSTPPTISTTP, from the coding sequence GTGGCCGAGGCAGGCGTTGTCGTTGAGGCATCGGATGCAGAGCTCACCGAGCGCATCCGATCCGGTGATACGCGCGCGTTCGCGGAACTGTGGCAGCGCCACTACCGCCCCGCGTATCGAGCGGCGATGCAGTTCTCCCGCATCATGGAACCCGACGACCTTCTCTCCGAGGCGTACCTGCGCGTGTACCAGCAGCTGCTGGCCGGGCGCGGGCCGACCTCTGCCTTCCGTCCGTACCTCTATACCGTGATCCGCAACATCGCGACGACCCGGGGCACCGCCCGCACCCTCCCCACGGACCCGCTCGAGGAGGACCCGGAGGATGAACGTACGCACGACGACCCTCTCGTGACATCCCTCGAGCGTTCCCTGACGACCCAGGCGTTCCGTTCCCTCCCCGAGCGCTGGCAGACCGTGCTCTGGTACACGGAGATCGAGGGCATGGACCCGCACGAGGTTGCGCCCCTCCTCGGACTGTCGGCGAACGGTGTCGCCTCCCTCGCCATGCGCGCGCGGGAGGGCCTTCGCGAGGCGTGGCTCCAGGCGCACGTGCACGACGCCGGCAACTCCGCGGAGTGCGAGTGGGCCGTCTCCAAGATGGGCGGCTATGCACGGCACAACCTGAGCGCGCGCGACAGCGCTCGCATCGAGAGGCACCTCGACAACTGCACGAAGTGCCTGCTCGTCGCCTCGGAGGTCGAGGAGGTCGGGTCGCGGCTCGCCCTCGTACTCATCCCGCTGGCCCTCGGCGGTGTTGCGGGAGCCGGCTACCTTCAAGCACTGTCGCAGCCGTCGGCCGCCGCCATGGCCGACGCGGTGATTCCCTCGCTGCCCCAGGCCGGCGAGACGGCTTCGCAGTCGGATGCCATGGCCCTCCCCCTCCTCGGAACGTACACGCTCGCCATGGTGGCGGGCCGTCGCGCCAAGGTCATTGCGATCGTTGGAGCGGTGATCCTGATCGGCAGTTTCGCGCTGGGAATCTCGCGCGCACTCGATGCTCCGCAGGAGCCGAGCACGCCCCCCACGATCTCGACCACCCCGTAA
- the wecB gene encoding non-hydrolyzing UDP-N-acetylglucosamine 2-epimerase yields the protein MPIASPASAGPVAGIAESPAQRYRPPGEARSDTEVAMLKVMVVYGTRPEAIKVAPVIRALEATPDIELDVVVTGQHRSMLDQVNTLFGITPRIDLDIMTDRQGLTGLAARALEGVGRVIADARPDAILVQGDTSTAAAAALAGYYSEVPVFHLEAGLRSGRLDSPFPEEGNRRIVGQLADLHFAPTPTARDNLLAEGVDPARVVVTGNTVIDALLHAVATPPELSEEIGRVIRSDRRIVLVTSHRRESWETGLASTARAIGRLVDARTDVHVLIPLHRNPVVREAFAEWLPPHERVTVVDPLDYHEFTAVMAASHLVLTDSGGVQEEAPSLGRPVLVTRDTTERPEGVDAGAAKLVGTDEDVILAEVTRLLDDESAYESMARAVNPYGDGGAAMRVAAAIQEFFGIGSRTPDFDPGLAVTLMAAQAMTSGIDIHRTSVEGSRASASAR from the coding sequence GTGCCCATCGCTTCACCCGCCTCGGCGGGGCCGGTAGCCGGTATCGCGGAGTCCCCAGCCCAGCGGTACCGGCCACCGGGCGAAGCACGATCTGATACCGAGGTTGCGATGCTCAAGGTGATGGTTGTGTACGGCACCCGTCCCGAGGCGATCAAGGTCGCCCCGGTCATCCGCGCCCTCGAGGCAACACCGGACATCGAGCTCGACGTGGTGGTCACGGGCCAGCATCGCTCCATGCTCGACCAGGTCAACACACTCTTCGGCATCACGCCCCGCATCGATCTCGATATCATGACCGACCGCCAGGGGCTCACGGGCCTTGCCGCGAGGGCGCTCGAGGGCGTCGGCCGCGTCATTGCCGACGCCCGACCCGATGCGATCCTGGTGCAGGGCGACACCTCCACTGCGGCCGCCGCCGCACTGGCCGGCTACTACAGCGAGGTACCGGTCTTCCACCTCGAGGCAGGGCTGCGCTCGGGTCGCCTCGACTCGCCCTTCCCCGAGGAGGGCAACCGACGCATCGTCGGCCAGCTGGCCGACCTTCACTTCGCGCCCACCCCCACGGCGCGCGACAACCTCCTGGCCGAGGGTGTGGATCCGGCTCGCGTGGTCGTCACGGGCAACACCGTGATCGATGCACTGCTGCACGCGGTGGCGACACCGCCGGAGCTGAGCGAGGAGATCGGTCGCGTCATCCGCTCGGACCGACGCATCGTGCTGGTCACGAGCCACCGTCGGGAGTCCTGGGAGACCGGGCTTGCGTCCACCGCGCGAGCGATCGGCCGACTCGTGGATGCCCGCACCGACGTGCACGTACTGATCCCATTGCACCGCAATCCGGTCGTGCGCGAGGCGTTCGCGGAGTGGCTCCCGCCGCATGAACGCGTGACCGTCGTCGACCCGCTCGACTACCACGAGTTCACCGCGGTCATGGCGGCAAGCCACCTCGTGCTCACCGATTCCGGCGGTGTGCAGGAGGAGGCACCGAGCCTCGGACGGCCGGTGCTGGTCACGCGCGACACGACAGAGCGTCCCGAGGGCGTCGACGCGGGTGCAGCGAAACTCGTCGGGACCGACGAGGACGTGATTCTCGCGGAGGTGACTCGCCTACTCGACGACGAGTCGGCCTACGAGTCGATGGCGCGAGCGGTGAACCCCTACGGTGATGGCGGCGCGGCTATGCGCGTGGCCGCGGCTATCCAGGAGTTCTTCGGCATCGGGTCGAGAACGCCGGACTTCGACCCCGGGCTCGCTGTCACTCTGATGGCCGCGCAGGCGATGACGAGCGGGATCGACATCCACAGGACAAGTGTCGAGGGGAGCAGGGCCTCGGCGAGCGCCAGGTGA